The Opitutales bacterium ASA1 genome window below encodes:
- a CDS encoding sugar ABC transporter permease, producing MTSRERRNLVTGLAFTSLWIVGFGVFLLYPVAASLFYSFCDYSVLQSPVWIGLENYERLAGDGVFWHSLRNTLFYAALAVPLGTIVSLSLALLLNVEVKGRAFFRTVFYLPSIVPVVATSMLWLWIFNGQYGVLNAVLRPVLDLVGASPPAWLSDPSWSKPALVLMSAWGVGNSMVIYLAGLQDVPKELYESASIDGASPWRRFWHITLPTISPVVYFNVIMSLIASLQVFTQVFVIAGGLAGQPNPLEGQPARSLLFYTLYLFSTAFYDLRMGYASAMAWILFVLIAVLTVTANRLAARSVHYAN from the coding sequence ATGACGTCCCGCGAACGACGCAACCTCGTCACCGGTCTCGCCTTCACCAGCCTCTGGATCGTCGGCTTCGGCGTGTTTCTCCTCTACCCCGTCGCCGCGTCGCTCTTCTACAGCTTCTGCGACTACTCGGTGCTCCAGAGTCCCGTCTGGATCGGACTCGAAAACTACGAACGCCTCGCGGGCGACGGCGTGTTCTGGCACTCGCTGCGCAACACGCTCTTCTACGCCGCTCTCGCCGTGCCTCTCGGCACGATCGTCTCCCTCTCGCTCGCGCTCCTGCTCAACGTCGAAGTGAAGGGCCGCGCCTTCTTCCGCACGGTGTTCTACCTGCCCTCGATCGTGCCCGTGGTCGCCACGTCGATGCTCTGGCTGTGGATCTTCAACGGTCAGTACGGCGTGCTCAACGCCGTGCTCCGGCCCGTGCTCGACCTCGTCGGCGCGAGCCCGCCCGCGTGGTTGAGCGACCCTTCGTGGTCCAAACCCGCGCTCGTCCTCATGAGCGCGTGGGGCGTCGGCAACTCGATGGTGATCTACCTCGCCGGCCTCCAGGACGTGCCCAAGGAACTCTACGAATCCGCCTCGATCGACGGAGCCAGTCCGTGGCGACGCTTCTGGCACATCACGCTCCCCACGATTTCGCCCGTGGTCTACTTCAACGTGATCATGAGCCTGATCGCCTCGCTGCAGGTCTTCACTCAAGTGTTCGTGATCGCGGGCGGACTCGCCGGCCAACCCAACCCCCTCGAAGGCCAGCCCGCGCGCTCGCTGCTCTTCTACACGCTCTACCTCTTCTCCACCGCGTTCTACGATCTACGCATGGGCTACGCCTCCGCCATGGCGTGGATCCTCTTCGTGCTCATCGCCGTGCTCACGGTCACGGCCAACCGCCTCGCGGCCCGCAGCGTCCATTACGCCAACTGA
- a CDS encoding LacI family DNA-binding transcriptional regulator, with amino-acid sequence MPSGPNRKPDRAPTLADVGRVAGVSAVAASAVLNSSRTSSRIAPKTRARILAAAAQLGYRANGAARALAKSRMNVIGVAVVVRGGDLDHYFLEVFNGVIEKAAATDQNAMVFTLHDWHADVQRLPEFCDGRIDGMILVGPLFTPEHAALLPRHTPFVALHANHDLPGVVNIESDEEIGAYNLVRYLVDQGHRRILHLAGHEHLLGAQRRLRGYRRALADCGIKSDDSLVVDTGYDLDDGRRAMRKWLAGASRQPLPHAVFCVNDMVAVGCMDVLAENGFKVPDDISVAGFDDSLAARTTVPQLTSVRQQLRKMGAAAVDALLAHIDHRKNPAVPVTWGPIVFPTEIVQRASVLPPPSTSRRVPATIVAG; translated from the coding sequence ATGCCTTCCGGACCGAACAGAAAGCCCGACCGCGCCCCGACTTTGGCCGACGTCGGGCGCGTCGCCGGAGTCTCCGCAGTCGCCGCCTCCGCGGTCCTGAACTCCTCCCGCACGTCGTCGCGGATCGCGCCGAAGACCCGTGCCCGTATCCTCGCCGCCGCCGCCCAACTCGGCTACCGCGCCAACGGAGCCGCTCGCGCCCTCGCCAAGAGCCGGATGAACGTCATCGGCGTCGCCGTCGTCGTCCGCGGCGGCGATCTCGACCACTACTTTCTCGAGGTCTTCAACGGCGTCATCGAGAAAGCCGCCGCCACCGACCAGAACGCCATGGTCTTCACGCTCCACGATTGGCACGCCGACGTGCAGCGCCTTCCCGAATTCTGCGACGGGCGCATCGACGGCATGATCCTCGTCGGCCCGCTCTTCACGCCCGAACACGCGGCGCTGCTGCCACGCCACACGCCCTTCGTCGCGCTCCACGCCAACCACGATCTGCCCGGCGTGGTGAACATCGAGAGCGACGAGGAAATCGGTGCCTACAACCTCGTCCGCTACCTCGTCGATCAAGGCCACCGGCGCATTCTCCATCTCGCCGGCCACGAACATCTCCTCGGTGCCCAACGCCGGTTGCGCGGCTATCGCCGCGCGCTCGCCGACTGCGGCATCAAGTCCGACGACTCGCTCGTCGTCGACACCGGCTACGACCTCGACGACGGCCGCCGTGCGATGCGCAAATGGCTCGCCGGTGCATCACGCCAGCCGCTCCCTCACGCCGTGTTCTGCGTGAACGACATGGTCGCCGTCGGCTGCATGGACGTGCTCGCGGAAAACGGATTCAAAGTGCCCGACGACATCTCCGTCGCGGGCTTCGACGACTCGCTCGCCGCCCGCACCACCGTGCCGCAACTCACGAGCGTGCGCCAGCAACTGCGCAAAATGGGCGCCGCCGCCGTCGACGCCCTGCTCGCCCACATCGATCACCGCAAGAACCCCGCGGTGCCCGTCACGTGGGGCCCCATCGTGTTTCCCACCGAGATCGTGCAGCGCGCCTCGGTCCTCCCTCCTCCCTCCACCTCCCGGCGCGTCCCGGCAACGATCGTCGCCGGCTGA
- a CDS encoding DUF1156 domain-containing protein — MIERNFHIPFVGKLALAEKQIQQNYRPLIAIHKWFARRPGTLFRALILSELGGARVDRTFFQSHNFADRHIHDPFMGGGTTVVEANRLGCAVTATDINPMSWWIVRQEILDLDLNAYECAANRLREHLRREIGHLYETRCPKTGAIAQAKYFLWVKTAPCPSCGHTHDLFPNHLIAEDVRHTANVFTCANCGDLFESAERKSPGACPSCHHTPAIEHSAKRNRSRCLRCNAELRYPHAQGHEHRLYAIEYHLPEARPDGAKKGRLFKAADADDLARFAEAESRLHALRLEFVPDDDIPQGDETERLHRWGYRKYRELFNARQLLGLELSCRWIAQHPDERVREALATNLSDLLRYQNLLCRYDPMALKSLDVFSVHGFPVGLTPCESNLLGITGPGGLPVGSGGWFNITQKFFKAKSYCSRPFEIRQEGKKKIEVPIPDEWIGTYRNGVLPPERRQVSLVCGDSTQLGAGAPFDAVFTDPPYFGNVQYAELMDFCYVWLRKLVGHAHPEFSRASTRHAGELTGNVNMGRDLAHFTEGMAATFTQAAKRLREGGPLAFTYHHNQLDAYVPLAVAILDAGLTCSATLPCPAEMGASIHINGTRSSIVDTVFVCRRTGRFPRRWLTTDALALANLLGDEIAELAEAGLKATQGDIRCMAHGHLTRLAIWQLRTNWDRTAATALKMESVRSWYRDFGGLDAVLEGLGAGLTAANVTQSWRLDGMVREEADEYDEVPF; from the coding sequence ATGATTGAGCGCAATTTCCATATCCCGTTCGTTGGCAAGCTGGCGCTGGCTGAAAAGCAGATCCAGCAGAACTACCGCCCGCTAATCGCGATTCACAAGTGGTTCGCCCGTCGACCGGGAACATTGTTTCGCGCCTTGATCCTCTCCGAACTCGGCGGAGCACGAGTGGACCGGACCTTTTTTCAGTCCCACAATTTCGCCGACCGTCATATCCACGATCCCTTCATGGGCGGCGGAACGACAGTCGTCGAGGCCAACCGCTTGGGGTGCGCAGTGACCGCGACCGACATCAACCCCATGTCATGGTGGATCGTACGCCAAGAGATTCTCGATCTCGATTTGAATGCGTACGAATGCGCGGCGAACCGATTGCGTGAACACCTACGGCGCGAGATTGGACATCTCTACGAGACAAGGTGCCCAAAGACCGGCGCGATCGCGCAGGCCAAGTACTTCCTTTGGGTGAAGACCGCACCGTGTCCTTCCTGTGGTCATACTCACGACCTCTTTCCCAATCACCTGATCGCCGAGGACGTGCGCCACACTGCCAACGTCTTCACCTGCGCGAATTGTGGCGACTTGTTCGAATCGGCAGAGAGAAAGAGCCCCGGTGCTTGCCCTAGCTGCCACCACACTCCGGCGATCGAGCACTCTGCCAAGCGTAACCGCTCCCGCTGTCTTCGCTGTAACGCCGAGTTGCGCTACCCACACGCCCAGGGGCATGAGCACCGGCTCTATGCCATCGAGTATCACCTGCCTGAGGCCCGACCCGATGGCGCAAAGAAGGGCAGATTGTTCAAGGCGGCCGACGCGGACGACCTCGCACGCTTTGCCGAAGCAGAGTCACGGCTGCACGCGCTCCGCCTGGAGTTCGTCCCGGACGACGATATACCACAAGGCGACGAGACGGAACGACTGCATCGCTGGGGCTATCGCAAGTACCGCGAGTTGTTCAACGCCCGGCAACTGCTGGGCTTGGAACTGAGCTGCCGCTGGATCGCGCAACATCCTGATGAAAGAGTGCGGGAGGCGCTCGCCACGAATCTCTCGGACCTGCTGCGCTACCAGAACCTTCTATGCCGCTATGACCCGATGGCGCTGAAGTCCCTTGATGTCTTCTCGGTCCATGGATTCCCCGTCGGCCTTACGCCGTGCGAGTCGAACCTGCTCGGCATCACCGGCCCCGGTGGTCTGCCTGTCGGCAGCGGCGGTTGGTTCAACATCACCCAAAAGTTTTTCAAGGCGAAGAGCTACTGCTCACGTCCGTTCGAAATCCGGCAAGAAGGTAAAAAGAAGATCGAAGTGCCGATTCCGGACGAGTGGATCGGTACGTATCGCAATGGGGTACTTCCACCCGAGCGTCGTCAGGTTTCGCTCGTTTGCGGCGATTCGACCCAACTCGGCGCGGGCGCCCCATTCGATGCGGTATTCACCGACCCGCCCTACTTCGGCAACGTCCAGTACGCCGAGCTGATGGACTTCTGCTATGTTTGGCTCCGCAAGCTGGTCGGCCATGCCCACCCCGAGTTCTCCCGCGCCAGCACCCGACACGCCGGCGAACTCACTGGCAATGTGAACATGGGGCGCGACCTAGCCCACTTTACCGAGGGCATGGCCGCGACGTTCACTCAAGCGGCCAAGCGACTTCGCGAAGGCGGCCCGCTGGCCTTCACGTATCATCATAACCAACTCGACGCCTATGTGCCCTTGGCAGTTGCGATACTGGACGCCGGGCTCACGTGCTCCGCCACTCTTCCATGCCCAGCCGAGATGGGTGCCTCTATCCACATCAACGGTACACGCTCGTCCATAGTGGACACAGTTTTCGTTTGCCGCCGGACAGGACGTTTTCCGCGACGCTGGCTGACCACCGATGCGCTTGCTTTGGCCAACCTCTTGGGCGACGAGATCGCCGAATTGGCCGAAGCAGGCCTCAAGGCGACTCAAGGCGACATACGCTGCATGGCGCACGGGCACCTCACTCGGCTCGCGATTTGGCAGCTTCGTACAAACTGGGATCGCACAGCGGCCACCGCGCTCAAAATGGAGTCGGTGCGATCATGGTATCGGGACTTCGGAGGCTTGGATGCGGTTCTCGAAGGATTAGGCGCCGGCTTGACCGCCGCCAACGTCACGCAGAGCTGGCGACTGGATGGCATGGTTCGCGAAGAAGCAGATGAATACGATGAAGTTCCCTTTTGA